Proteins encoded in a region of the Oxyura jamaicensis isolate SHBP4307 breed ruddy duck chromosome 17, BPBGC_Ojam_1.0, whole genome shotgun sequence genome:
- the AGPAT2 gene encoding 1-acyl-sn-glycerol-3-phosphate acyltransferase beta, with protein MELGWLLWGAAVLLLLHVLMELSPAVNFALRIGFYYLLFFVCSAFTAPVCLLVNGGRTVKNMRIIKTVVKTFKYFFGLRFEVKGLENFEVEGPAIIVSNHQSILDMMGLMEVLPDDCVQVGKKELMYAGTVGLIIYLGGVIFINRKSTSSAKMVMAEVAKTMATDNVKVWVYPEGTRNCTGDLLPFKKGAFHVAVQAQVPVIPVVYSSFTTFYNPKKNLFTSGKIKVEVLPPIETKGLTSDDVSDLTDRCYRTMRETLFRLSGRPGEVKDSS; from the exons atggagctgggctggctgctgtggggcgcggcggtgctgctgctgctgcacgtCCTGATGGAGCTGAGCCCCGCCGTCAACTTCGCGCTGCGGATCGGCTTCTACTACCTGCTCTTCTTCGTCTGCTCGGCGTTCACGGCGCCCGTCTGCCTGCTGGTCAACGGCGGGCGAACCGTCAAGAACATGAG gatCATCAAAACTGTAGTCAAGACCTTCAAGTATTTCTTTGGCCTGAGGTTTGAGGTGAAAGGGCTGGAGAACTTCGAGGTGGAGGGCCCTGCCATCATCGTGTCCAACCACCAGAGCATCCTCGACATGATGG GGCTGATGGAGGTCCTGCCCGACGACTGTGTCCAGGTGGGAAAGAAGGAGCTGATGTACGCCGGCACTGTGGGGCTCATCATCTACCTCGGTGGTGTCATCTTCATCAACAGGAAGAGCACCAGCAGTGCCAAGATGGTGATGGCGGAGGTGGCCAAGACTATGGCGACCGATAAC GTGAAGGTGTGGGTGTACCCAGAGGGCACGAGGAACTGCACCGGGGATTTGCTGCCGTTCAAGAAGGGAGCGTTTCACGTCGCCGTCCAGGCACAG GTCCCGGTGATCCCCGTGGTGTATTCCTCCTTCACCACCTTCTATAACCCAAAGAAGAATCTATTCACGTCAG GCAAAATCAAGGTCGAGGTTCTGCCTCCGATAGAGACCAAAGGCCTGACGTCAGACGATGTCTCTGACCTTACCGACAGATGCTACCGCACCATGAGGGAGACCCTCTTCAGGCTGTCCGGCCGCCCAGGCGAGGTGAAGGACTCGTCCTAG
- the EGFL7 gene encoding epidermal growth factor-like protein 7 yields the protein MPRIGCLLSGLALILSTTSTEGFARAGRRACAAEPRSRVAAYTESHVQPVYQPYLTTCQGHRLCSTYRTIYKVAYRQVYRQVPQHVASCCPGWSRASSHALSCNTALCQVPCQNGGRCAFPGRCACPPGWTGLSCQTDVDECAGRSHGCSQLCVNTAGSFRCACRDGFSLAADDKACQPTGLGPGPGTFSQAGPSNEMKEEMKDLKNRVEALEEKLQLVLAPFHNLVTSEPEDIGADPISRLSQSLQQLDRIDSLSEQISFLEERLETCSCKNEL from the exons ATGCCCCGAATCGGCTGCCTCCTCTCGGGACTCGCCTTGATCCTCAGCACGACCAGCACGGAGGGTTTTGCCCGGGCAGG CCGCAGGGCCTGCGCCGCCGAGCCGCGGAGCCGGGTGGCCGCCTACACCGAGTCCCACGTGCAGCCCGTGTACCAGCCCTACCTCACCACCTGCCAGGGCCACCGCCTGTGCAGCACCTACAG GACCATCTACAAGGTTGCCTACCGGCAGGTGTACAGGCAGGTGCCCCAGCACGTGGCCTCGTGCTGTCCCggctggagcagagccagcagccacGCGCTCAGCTGCAACACAG CTCTCTGCCAGGTGCCGTGCCAGAACGGAGGCCGCTGCGCCTTCCCCGGCCGATGTGCCTGCCCGCCTGGCTGGACGGGGCTCTCCTGCCAGACAG ATGTGGACGAGTGTGCCGGCCGGAGCCACGGGTGCAGTCAGCTCTGCGTCAACACGGCCGGGAGTTTCCGCTGTGCCTGCCGGGATGGCTTCAGCCTCGCTGCTGACGACAAGGCGTGCCAGCCCACGGGGCTGGGCCCCGGGCCAGGAACCTTCAGCCAAGCAG gtccCTCCaatgaaatgaaggaagaaatgaaagaccTGAAGAACAGAGTAGAAGCGCTGGAGGAG AAGCTCCAGCTGGTGCTGGCCCCCTTCCACAACCTCGTGACTTCTGAGCCCGAGGACATCGGCGCAGACCCCATCAGCCGGCTGTCCCAATCCCTGCAGCAACTGGACAGAATCGACTCCCTGAGTGAGCAGATCTCCTTCCTCGAGGAGCGGCTGGAGACAT GTTCCTGCAAGAATGAACTCTAG